A portion of the Malania oleifera isolate guangnan ecotype guangnan chromosome 3, ASM2987363v1, whole genome shotgun sequence genome contains these proteins:
- the LOC131151182 gene encoding aspartyl protease family protein At5g10770-like, whose translation MSKKYRSTVTLPATLGLSMGSLLYVVEVGLGTPATYLSLAFDTGSDLTWTQCEPCMLHCYNQTEPIFNPSKSTSYSNVPCKSPLCAQLDAHDCFTNSSCLYGIEYGDKSYSMGFFAKEKLTLTQFDVIENFQFGCGQNNLLLPDEMMSGILGLAQNNVSIVSQTAKKYNEVFSYCLPSSPCSLGHLTFGNINDVRHPISFTPLVKNSLVGLPLYFIELRAISVYGKKLPINISVFLKVGTNIDSGTFITRLPPLAYATFRSAFQKQMSKYPRAQNLGILDTCYNFSKYNYVTVPKISLFFKGDVELNIDASGIIVMPDKEQACLAFAGNADETYVSVIGNFQQKTYTVIHDVVGEKLGFGACGCY comes from the coding sequence ATGTCCAAAAAATATCGATCAACAGTCACGCTTCCAGCCACGCTTGGGCTATCAATGGGTTCATTACTATATGTCGTGGAGGTGGGTCTAGGAACACCAGCCACATATCTCTCCCTTGCATTTGATACTGGTAGTGACCTCACATGGACTCAATGTGAGCCCTGCATGCTACATTGCTACAATCAAACAGAACCAATCTTCAATCCCTCAAAATCCACATCTTATTCCAACGTTCCTTGCAAATCACCGTTGTGTGCTCAACTCGATGCTCATGATTGCTTTACAAATTCCTCGTGCCTCTATGGCATTGAGTATGGAGATAAATCATATTCAATGGGATTCTTTGCAAAAGAAAAATTAACCTTGACACAATTTGATGTAATTGAAAATTTCCAATTTGGTTGTGGCCAAAATAATTTGCTACTCCCTGATGAAATGATGTCCGGAATCCTTGGACTCGCCCAAAACAATGTATCCATTGTGTCACAAACTGCTAAAAAATACAATGAAGTTTTCTCTTACTGCCTTCCATCTTCACCATGCTCTCTTGGCCACCTCACTTTTGGAAATATAAATGATGTTCGTCATCCCATTAGTTTCACGCCCTTGGTAAAGAATTCACTTGTGGGCTTACCTCTTTACTTCATTGAACTAAGAGCAATAAGTGTttatggaaaaaaattacctATAAATATATCGGTATTTTTAAAGGTAGGCACTAATATAGACTCCGGAACTTTCATCACTCGCCTACCTCCACTGGCCTATGCAACCTTTCGATCTGCTTTTCAAAAACAAATGTCGAAGTATCCGAGGGCTCAAAACTTGGGAATTCTAGATACATGCTACAATTTTAGCAAATACAATTATGTAACCGTACCCAAGATTAGTCTCTTCTTTAAGGGAGATGTTGAACTAAACATTGATGCATCTGGAATCATTGTTATGCCAGACAAGGAACAAGCATGCCTAGCTTTTGCTGGGAATGCAGATGAAACATATGTTTCCGTCATTGGAAATTTTCAACAGAAAACATATACTGTAATCCATGATGTTGTTGGGGAGAAACTTGGCTTTGGTGCCTGTGGTTGCTATTAA